In one Mucilaginibacter sp. PAMB04168 genomic region, the following are encoded:
- a CDS encoding nuclear transport factor 2 family protein translates to MENSAKLLEDSLLVIWNDRQAERRLEAMQEVYAADIIFYESNEGPAIMGHQDINDLIAKLQEQWPAEFRFELNRPSLANHQVQHISWTLGIPGQTPVASGMDIAVIEEGKIKSLHLFLDPVGK, encoded by the coding sequence ATGGAAAATTCGGCAAAACTTTTAGAAGACAGTTTATTAGTGATCTGGAACGACAGACAAGCAGAAAGACGGTTAGAGGCAATGCAAGAGGTGTACGCTGCCGACATCATATTTTACGAGTCGAACGAGGGGCCTGCAATTATGGGTCATCAGGACATTAACGATTTGATTGCTAAACTGCAAGAACAATGGCCTGCTGAATTTAGGTTCGAGCTCAACCGTCCGTCATTGGCAAATCACCAGGTACAGCACATCTCATGGACGCTTGGCATACCTGGGCAAACACCCGTTGCCTCAGGAATGGACATTGCCGTTATTGAAGAAGGAAAAATTAAATCGCTGCATCTTTTCCTTGACC